A region from the Oceanidesulfovibrio marinus genome encodes:
- a CDS encoding DUF2160 domain-containing protein, whose product MDFEWMAWTPVTAGFFIFIGVVLAIMAVWEVVSPTIARRGLLPLTTTRGDRLFMGLLGGAYILLIWVGLTQLSLWYALVLALSFLAAMLRWG is encoded by the coding sequence ATGGATTTCGAATGGATGGCATGGACGCCGGTAACGGCCGGGTTCTTCATCTTCATCGGCGTGGTGCTCGCCATAATGGCCGTCTGGGAGGTCGTCTCCCCCACCATAGCGCGGCGGGGGCTCCTGCCCCTGACCACCACCCGGGGGGACAGGCTCTTCATGGGTCTTCTGGGCGGCGCCTACATTCTGCTGATCTGGGTGGGTCTGACGCAACTTTCCCTGTGGTACGCCCTCGTGCTTGCGCTGTCCTTTCTCGCAGCCATGCTGCGCTGGGGGTAG
- a CDS encoding carbohydrate ABC transporter permease → MKIQKRHWGLILYLFLLLLPIYWMLNMSLRTNADILSGFALYPSSPTLQNYLKIFTDSSWYSGYINSIIYVTMNTVISLLTALPAAYAFSRYRFIGDKHVFFWLLTNRMAPPAVFLLPFFQLYSTFNLIDTHIAVALSHCLFNVPLAVWILEGFMSGVPREIDETAFIDGYSFPRFFITIFLPLIRAGIGVTAFFCFMFSWVELLLARTLTTTNAKPIAATMTRTVSATGLDWGLLAAAGILTIVPGALVIWFVRNHLAKGFALGRV, encoded by the coding sequence ATGAAAATACAAAAACGACACTGGGGCCTGATCCTCTATCTGTTCCTGCTGCTTCTGCCCATTTACTGGATGCTCAACATGTCCCTGCGCACCAACGCGGACATTCTGAGCGGCTTCGCCCTGTACCCCTCAAGCCCGACGCTGCAGAACTACCTGAAGATATTCACGGACTCCTCGTGGTACTCGGGCTATATCAACTCCATCATCTACGTCACGATGAACACGGTCATCTCGCTTTTGACCGCTTTGCCTGCGGCGTACGCCTTCTCGCGCTACCGCTTCATCGGCGACAAGCACGTGTTCTTCTGGCTCCTGACCAACCGCATGGCGCCGCCCGCGGTCTTCCTGCTGCCGTTCTTCCAGCTCTACTCCACCTTCAACCTCATCGACACGCACATCGCCGTGGCCCTGTCCCACTGCCTGTTCAACGTGCCGCTGGCGGTCTGGATTCTGGAAGGCTTCATGTCCGGCGTGCCCAGGGAGATCGACGAGACGGCGTTCATCGACGGCTACAGCTTCCCGCGGTTCTTCATCACCATCTTCCTGCCGCTCATCCGCGCCGGCATTGGCGTTACGGCGTTTTTCTGCTTCATGTTCAGCTGGGTGGAGCTGTTGCTCGCGCGCACGCTGACCACGACCAACGCCAAGCCCATTGCCGCGACCATGACGCGCACCGTGAGCGCCACGGGTCTGGACTGGGGCCTTCTTGCCGCCGCCGGCATTCTGACCATCGTGCCCGGCGCGCTGGTCATCTGGTTCGTGCGCAACCATCTGGCCAAGGGCTTCGCCCTGGGCCGGGTCTAA
- a CDS encoding carbohydrate ABC transporter permease produces MVKWDNNRAWFLVIPVFVIVAFSAIIPLMTVVNYSVQDIFGPGQRYFIGAEWFREVLHDERLHAALWRQFLFSGLVLLIEMPLGVLIALAMPKKGWTASLVLVLLALPLLIPWNVIGTIWIIFTRPDIGLMGAFINQTGIPFDHTASPLDAWITVMLMEVWHWTPLVALLAYAGLRAIPEAYYQAAKIDGASRWAVFWYIQLPKMRGVLTIALLLRFMDSFLIYAEPFVLTGGGPGNSTTFLSIYLVKVAVGQFDLGPAAAFSLVYFLIVLLFCFLFYQALQAVGTGEKG; encoded by the coding sequence ATGGTCAAATGGGACAATAACAGAGCCTGGTTCCTGGTCATACCGGTCTTCGTCATCGTGGCCTTCAGCGCCATCATCCCCCTGATGACGGTGGTGAACTACTCGGTGCAGGACATCTTCGGCCCCGGGCAGCGCTACTTCATCGGCGCGGAGTGGTTCCGCGAGGTGCTCCATGACGAACGGCTCCACGCCGCCCTGTGGCGGCAGTTCCTGTTCTCGGGCCTGGTGCTGCTCATCGAGATGCCGCTGGGCGTGCTCATAGCCCTGGCCATGCCCAAGAAGGGCTGGACAGCGTCCCTGGTGCTGGTGCTGCTGGCCCTGCCGCTGCTCATTCCGTGGAACGTCATCGGCACCATCTGGATCATCTTCACCCGGCCGGACATCGGGCTGATGGGCGCGTTCATCAATCAAACGGGCATACCCTTCGACCACACGGCCAGTCCGCTGGACGCCTGGATAACAGTGATGCTCATGGAGGTGTGGCACTGGACGCCGCTTGTGGCATTGCTGGCCTATGCCGGCCTGCGGGCCATTCCAGAGGCATACTACCAGGCCGCCAAGATCGACGGCGCCTCGCGCTGGGCCGTGTTCTGGTACATCCAGCTGCCCAAGATGCGCGGCGTGTTGACCATCGCCCTGCTCCTGCGGTTCATGGACAGCTTCCTGATCTACGCCGAACCGTTCGTGCTCACGGGCGGCGGGCCAGGCAACTCCACGACGTTCCTGTCCATCTACCTGGTCAAGGTGGCGGTGGGACAGTTCGACCTGGGGCCGGCGGCAGCCTTCTCCCTGGTCTACTTCCTCATCGTGCTGCTGTTCTGCTTCCTTTTCTATCAAGCCCTCCAAGCCGTGGGGACAGGAGAGAAAGGATGA
- a CDS encoding ABC transporter ATP-binding protein, which translates to MARIELETIAHSYMPRPAGPDDYALKSIHTVWEDGGAYAVLGPSGCGKTTMLNIISGLLTPSEGRILFDGKDVTTLPPEKRNIAQVFQFPVLYDTMTVEKNLAFPLKNRKVPAHEVDRRVKEVAEILDLKHLLKKRAAGLAADAKQKISLGRGLVRSDVAAILFDEPLTVIDPHLKWQLRRKLKDIHSQFGLTLIYVTHDQVEAMTFADKVVVMYEGEIVQIGTPQELFEEPAHTFVGYFIGSPGMNILPCTLDNGRAVVNGGSVPLDPKLADAAAKAEGTLEMGIRPMYLGVSMQPVEDGMEGRVTMVEDQGSYRIVTVALSDHVLKASVQPSLPVAEGACWVSFPPERTKLFAAGKLLRAG; encoded by the coding sequence ATGGCGCGCATCGAGCTGGAAACCATCGCACACAGCTACATGCCCCGGCCCGCCGGGCCGGACGACTATGCTCTCAAGAGCATACATACCGTGTGGGAAGACGGCGGCGCCTACGCCGTGCTGGGGCCATCCGGCTGCGGCAAAACCACCATGCTGAACATCATCTCCGGGCTGCTTACGCCCAGCGAGGGCCGCATCCTCTTCGACGGCAAGGACGTAACCACCCTGCCGCCGGAAAAGCGCAACATCGCCCAGGTGTTCCAGTTCCCGGTGCTGTACGACACCATGACCGTGGAGAAGAACCTGGCCTTTCCCCTGAAGAACCGGAAGGTGCCGGCGCACGAGGTGGACCGCCGGGTCAAGGAAGTGGCCGAAATCCTGGACCTGAAACATCTATTGAAAAAACGCGCCGCCGGCCTGGCCGCGGACGCCAAGCAGAAGATATCCCTGGGCCGGGGCCTGGTGCGCAGCGACGTGGCCGCGATCCTCTTTGACGAGCCGCTCACGGTCATCGACCCGCACCTCAAATGGCAGCTCCGGCGCAAGCTCAAGGACATCCACTCCCAGTTCGGCCTCACCCTCATCTACGTGACCCACGACCAGGTGGAGGCCATGACCTTCGCCGACAAGGTGGTGGTCATGTACGAGGGCGAGATCGTCCAGATCGGCACGCCGCAGGAGCTGTTCGAGGAGCCGGCGCACACCTTTGTGGGCTACTTCATCGGCAGCCCGGGCATGAACATCCTGCCCTGCACCCTGGATAACGGCCGCGCCGTGGTCAACGGCGGCAGCGTGCCGCTGGACCCCAAGCTGGCGGACGCCGCGGCAAAAGCCGAAGGCACGCTGGAGATGGGCATCCGGCCCATGTACCTGGGAGTGTCCATGCAGCCGGTGGAGGACGGCATGGAGGGCCGGGTCACCATGGTGGAGGACCAGGGGAGCTACAGAATCGTGACAGTCGCGCTCTCGGACCACGTGCTCAAGGCGAGCGTCCAGCCCTCGTTGCCGGTTGCGGAAGGCGCGTGCTGGGTCAGCTTTCCGCCGGAACGCACCAAGCTATTCGCGGCAGGCAAGTTGCTGCGTGCGGGGTAG